A stretch of the Bradyrhizobium arachidis genome encodes the following:
- a CDS encoding ERF family protein: MHQSSERIGTIAAALARAQAELINPEKTLTATIRSPFPREEDRTFRYASLASGLDIVRKTLSQQEIATIQTTRIAGGTGQIHLTTLLAHSSGEWISSDLPVCSGKDVEAPHRMGAALTYARRYALFALVGIAGEDDLDAPDASGGRPADTEPQATPRGNGKAPKVVLNRSPVLPPEHSAELLERLLGELASQQDGDGLLDWAKASIPLKNTLLAADAHILEAAYQKRFEEAALPELNVAEQGPAASIEKAPGEQHRSGFQVTADPTQEDQQGLAFPKEPPRKRSKVHLAFVRSQACLVCKKAPTDAHHLKFAQPRTLGRKVSDEFTVPLCRSHHQDLHRHGNERAWWSNMQISPLPIARELWSTSPVHADGEASMTNQDPALSAGLEAPRP; the protein is encoded by the coding sequence ATGCATCAGTCCAGTGAGCGGATCGGCACCATCGCGGCCGCCCTTGCAAGAGCGCAGGCAGAACTGATCAACCCCGAGAAGACGCTCACGGCGACGATACGCTCGCCCTTCCCGAGAGAAGAGGATCGAACATTCCGCTATGCATCGCTGGCCAGTGGCCTCGATATAGTGCGGAAGACGCTGAGCCAGCAGGAAATTGCGACCATCCAGACGACACGCATTGCAGGCGGAACGGGACAGATCCACCTCACTACCCTGCTCGCCCATTCATCAGGGGAATGGATTTCCTCGGACTTGCCGGTGTGCTCAGGCAAAGATGTCGAAGCGCCTCATCGGATGGGAGCGGCGCTGACGTATGCTCGCCGCTATGCCCTGTTCGCCTTGGTCGGGATCGCTGGAGAGGACGATCTGGACGCACCAGATGCGAGCGGCGGCCGTCCGGCTGACACCGAGCCACAAGCCACCCCACGAGGGAATGGAAAGGCACCTAAGGTCGTCTTGAACCGTTCCCCGGTTCTGCCGCCCGAACACTCCGCCGAGTTGCTAGAGCGGCTGCTCGGCGAGCTAGCCTCCCAACAGGACGGCGACGGCCTGCTCGACTGGGCCAAAGCCAGCATCCCCTTGAAGAACACGCTCCTGGCGGCGGACGCTCACATTCTCGAGGCCGCCTACCAGAAAAGGTTCGAGGAAGCCGCCCTTCCCGAACTCAATGTAGCAGAACAAGGGCCAGCCGCATCGATCGAGAAAGCTCCCGGGGAGCAGCATCGGTCGGGATTCCAGGTAACTGCTGACCCTACCCAAGAAGACCAACAGGGCCTCGCCTTTCCGAAGGAGCCTCCTCGAAAACGCAGCAAGGTGCACCTTGCCTTCGTTCGCAGCCAAGCTTGTCTGGTATGCAAGAAGGCCCCGACTGATGCCCACCATCTGAAGTTCGCGCAGCCACGAACACTTGGACGCAAGGTCAGCGACGAATTCACCGTCCCGCTTTGCCGATCTCACCATCAAGACCTGCACCGTCACGGCAACGAGAGAGCGTGGTGGAGCAATATGCAGATCTCGCCGCTCCCGATTGCCAGGGAATTGTGGAGCACAAGCCCGGTTCATGCCGATGGCGAAGCAAGCATGACCAATCAAGATCCTGCACTATCAGCCGGGCTGGAGGCACCGCGTCCATGA